From Bacillus sp. Marseille-P3661:
GCGCATTTATTTTTTCTTCAAATGCTGCTTTTGCTTTATCAACCGTCTCTTTTGAAGGAACAGGTATTTTAGGAATATTAAAGCCTATATACGCCTCAATCTCTGTTAGAAACTTTACTTCATCGGGAGTCATAAATGTAATTGCCTTGCCCTTTTTACCTGCCCTTCCTGTTCTGCCAGTTCGATGCACATAACTTTCCTTTTCAAGTGGAATATCATAATTAATAACAAGCGAGATATTTTCGACATCAATGCCTCTCGCTGCCACATCTGTCGCTATTAAATAGCGAAATTCACCTTTTTTAAAGTCATTCATTACCTCGAAACGGTCTTCTTGATACATTCCACCATGGATTTTGTCGCATGGATAACCTAACTTGTTCATTCCATCTAAAAGGATGTCAACTCCATCTTTAGTTCGGCAGAAAACAATACAACTAGTAGGATTTTCAACTATTGTAAAAGCTTGAAGAGCGGAAAACTTTTGTTCTTCTTCAACCTCCACCAACTTATGAGTGATCTGTTTAGTCATACTTTCTGTTTCTTCTAGTTTAATATGTATTGGATTTAACATATACGAATGGTATAGTCTTTCAATATCTGCTGGTAGTGTAGCTGAGAATAAACATGTATGCCGTTCAGTTGGCAGTTTCTGTATGATGGCTTCTACTTGATCAATAAAGCCCATATTTAACATCTCATCCGCTTCATCTATTATTAAATACTTTAATTTATCAACAATAAGAGTGCCCTTTTCGAGATGATCTAACACACGACCTGGTGTACCTACAACAACATGCGTTTTTTGCTTTAATTCCAATTTTTGTTTTACAAATGATTGTTTTCCATATATTGCTGTTGCCTTTATTCGTTTAAACCTCCCTATATTCGTTAGATCTTCTTTTACTTGAGCAGCAAGCTCTCGTGTTGGAGTTAGAACTAACGCCTGCGGTTTATTTTCCTCCCACTCAACAAGTTCACATATAGGGATTCCAAAAGCTGCTGTTTTACCGCTCCCAGTTCTTGCCTTAACAACAAGATCTTTTTGGTCTAATGCGACTGGTATTACTTTTTGCTGGACTTCTGTTGGAACTTTATAATGTAAATTCGATAACGCTTTTACAATGTCATCACTAATTTTATAATCTTTAAAGCTGCCGTTATTACCCATAAATGACCTCATATGATTATTTTTTTGATTTTTATTATCCCTTACTCTATTACCAACCTTGCATAATTACCTTTAAGTTAGGTGAAAACATAATAGTAACATTTTCTATTATTGTAAAAGGAGCAACTTCTATGAGAAGAAGTATAAGTGAAATGAAGTACTTGTTGCATTGTATACTTGTTTTAAACCTTATAGCATTGATACCAATTTTCCTGAGAAAACCACCTATCAAAGACTGGGTAATCGTCTATTTATTTAACGCGGTTACAAATATTTATACAGACAAGTTTCTTACATACTTTAAAATAGTGCGATATCCAATCCGATTTTCCCAAGAATATTACACACGCACATTTTATTTGATATATTAATATATCCCACATTTACTATTCTTTATAATCAAATAACATATAATAAAAAACCTTTCGAAACTTTTTATAAGCTCTTTTATTTTACAATCCCATTGTTAGTAATCGAATTGTGGGCAGAAAAAAAGACAAGTTTAATTAGATGGAGTAAAAAGTGGAAATGGTATCATACATTTTTATCAGTTAGTTTCAAGTCACTAATAACAAGAATGTTCATTGAATTGATAAGGAAAATTGATGCAAAGTAATTGAGTGGCATTTATCCTTAACCGACAAATGGTATAGCAAAAGTACCGTTTTTGCTATACACCATAATCATGGATATTTAAATCCGTAAGTACACAAACTGATAATGAATACCATGAAAGAGGGAATGTTATGAAACATCGTTATTTTTGTAGACTTTTACTAGTCTTCATGCTCGTTTATTTCAATCCGATTTGTTCCCTTACTTCAGCACAATATTCTTATCCATTACAAGCCAAATATCCAGATATCATGATTTATAAAGCTCAAACTAACCAAAAAGTAATCGCCCTAACCTTTGATGATGGACCGGACCAACGCTTTACCCCGCAAATATTGGACGTGTTAAATAACTATAATGTAAAGGCAACTTTTTTCCTGCTGGGTACTCGTGCACATACATACCCAGACATAACACAAAGAATTTTTAACGAAGGTCATGTTATCGGAAACCACACGTATTGGCACCCACAACTTACAAAAACTGGTTTAAGCAATATGATATGGGAAATTAATAAAAATGAACAAGAATTGAAATCAATTATTAACATGGAAACTAGCTTATTCCGTGCTCCTTATGGTGCATTAACCGAACAACAAGTCCAACAATTAGGGAAAATGGGTTATCGTGGTATAGGTTGGTCAGTTGACTCGGAAGATTGGAAAAGTTTATCTTCTGAAAAAATAAAAGCTAAAATACTAAACGCTGTCCATCCTGGAGCAATCATTTTAATGCACAGTGCAGGACATTGGACGCAAGATCTTTCTGGAACAGTACAAGCTCTAAATGAACTAATTCCCTATCTTCAAAAAAAAGGCTATGAATTCGTAACTGTTCCTGATCTTTGGGCTATAGAACATGCCGATGAATAAAGATTTAGTCGAGATAAAAAAACTGTAACTAATTGACGTAGCAAACTGAATTCGATTTATACATTATTGACGGGCCATGAAACCATCGTGGCCCGTATAGTGTAAACGAAAAAATGTTAACAAATACATGTTTTCTTTTTTGCACCAATCTTCCCTCTATTTTCTACCTTTTGTATATAGTCTGTAGCTAAAGGAACTTTGCACGCAGTTTGTCCAACATCTACATGAACCTTTCCAATCTGTTCAGCTACTTTCTTCGCTTCTTCATGTAGTGGTGATACAAATGCTCCAACAGCTATAACAAAACTATTCATCACATATCTAACCCGGTTTTTTTCATCATGAATGGAGGTCGCAATCTTATTTAACAATTGTTTGATTTCATTTAAATCGAGCTTTACATCTGGTGTGATCGATAAATAATTAGCATATGTACTCCAGCCGCAAGTAGCCACCATCTCGGTGCTTGAATGCATCCATCTTCTCGCTAACTCAAGAGCAAAGTCACTTTCTGCTGTTACATTAGCAACAGTATATTCTGCGAGCATATACCAATATGCTTTTTCAACCCATTGTTCCAATATGTCCTTTGTCATAGATTTTGGATTTATAGACAATCCAGCCAAATACATCGCATCATGGTTGCCCGAATCGTATAATTGCAGAGCTAACATATGTTCTTTTTTGACATACTTAACCAGCTTTTTCAAGTCACCTACTTTAACACCATACAAAGGTTCTTTAGCACCATGTCGTATAAAGGTTTGTTTCGTTTGATCTGTCCCCAACTCTTCAAGCTTTTTCATTATTTCTTCATAATTCATTTGTAATCCCCCTAAAAGCACACCTTTTTTACTGCTTGCTAACATAATTCCCTTCAGTTTGATAGATCATAACTAACTCTGCTTGATTCATAACAGTTTATTGTATTAATATGGAATAAGCAACTGCAATTTGTATACTTCCCTAATAAAGGAATTAACTTCCTTAGAAGGTAAAAAAATTAAGGAGAACAAATCAAATGGGATCAAATACTGTACAGGATATTAAACATTCTATTATTATCGAAACGTCAATTCAAAAAGTTTGGAATACAACCTCCACCTCCGAAGGCATTACTTCTTGGTTTATGCCGAACAACTTGGAGCCTACTGTTGGACACGAATTTCATTTACAGTCCCCTTTTGGACCATCGCCATGTAAAGTACTAGAAGTTGATGCGCCACATAAGCTTTCTTTTTCATGGGATACTGATGGCTGGGTAGTATCATTTATTTTAAAAGAGCTTGATGATAAAACTGAATTTACACTTATCCATGGCGGTTGGAAAGATGATGAAATTGTACCGAAAGCTGGAGAAAAAAGTTCTGTTATTCGTGAGCGCATGAATCAAGGTTGGGCTGGCATCATCCAAAAGCTAAAGAATGTAGTCGAGGAATAATTTAAATAGGTAGCTTAGTTTATGCTGCGGAATCGAGAGAGCCCTCTCTCTCGATTACCGTTGCTTTAGTTAATATAACTTTTTATAGCAGGTAAACTCCTTTATATACGTTGTTAGCATCGTATTAGTTGTTTATACTCCCCTATGTTTGTCACTATTTCTATCTTGCTGTCTAAAAAAGACCCGAGCGAGTTGCCCGAGCCTTCATTTATTCATTTCCGTATAAAATCTTATTGTCTAACTTTTAACAGCCGCAGACTATTCAATGTCACAAGTAACGTTGCACCCATATCTGCAAAAATAGCCATCCATAATGTTAACCATCCAGGAATAATCAGCAATAACGCTAACACCTTTATACCTAAAGAGAAGGTG
This genomic window contains:
- a CDS encoding DEAD/DEAH box helicase produces the protein MGNNGSFKDYKISDDIVKALSNLHYKVPTEVQQKVIPVALDQKDLVVKARTGSGKTAAFGIPICELVEWEENKPQALVLTPTRELAAQVKEDLTNIGRFKRIKATAIYGKQSFVKQKLELKQKTHVVVGTPGRVLDHLEKGTLIVDKLKYLIIDEADEMLNMGFIDQVEAIIQKLPTERHTCLFSATLPADIERLYHSYMLNPIHIKLEETESMTKQITHKLVEVEEEQKFSALQAFTIVENPTSCIVFCRTKDGVDILLDGMNKLGYPCDKIHGGMYQEDRFEVMNDFKKGEFRYLIATDVAARGIDVENISLVINYDIPLEKESYVHRTGRTGRAGKKGKAITFMTPDEVKFLTEIEAYIGFNIPKIPVPSKETVDKAKAAFEEKINARPTLKVDKSVNLNQDIMKLYFNGGKKKKLRAVDFVGTIAKIDGIKAEDIGIITIQENETFVEILNGKGSIVLDVMKNTKIKGKQLKVHKAFE
- a CDS encoding CBO0543 family protein, with product MYPTFTILYNQITYNKKPFETFYKLFYFTIPLLVIELWAEKKTSLIRWSKKWKWYHTFLSVSFKSLITRMFIELIRKIDAK
- a CDS encoding polysaccharide deacetylase family protein, translated to MKHRYFCRLLLVFMLVYFNPICSLTSAQYSYPLQAKYPDIMIYKAQTNQKVIALTFDDGPDQRFTPQILDVLNNYNVKATFFLLGTRAHTYPDITQRIFNEGHVIGNHTYWHPQLTKTGLSNMIWEINKNEQELKSIINMETSLFRAPYGALTEQQVQQLGKMGYRGIGWSVDSEDWKSLSSEKIKAKILNAVHPGAIILMHSAGHWTQDLSGTVQALNELIPYLQKKGYEFVTVPDLWAIEHADE
- a CDS encoding DNA alkylation repair protein; this encodes MNYEEIMKKLEELGTDQTKQTFIRHGAKEPLYGVKVGDLKKLVKYVKKEHMLALQLYDSGNHDAMYLAGLSINPKSMTKDILEQWVEKAYWYMLAEYTVANVTAESDFALELARRWMHSSTEMVATCGWSTYANYLSITPDVKLDLNEIKQLLNKIATSIHDEKNRVRYVMNSFVIAVGAFVSPLHEEAKKVAEQIGKVHVDVGQTACKVPLATDYIQKVENRGKIGAKKKTCIC
- a CDS encoding SRPBCC family protein, yielding MGSNTVQDIKHSIIIETSIQKVWNTTSTSEGITSWFMPNNLEPTVGHEFHLQSPFGPSPCKVLEVDAPHKLSFSWDTDGWVVSFILKELDDKTEFTLIHGGWKDDEIVPKAGEKSSVIRERMNQGWAGIIQKLKNVVEE